The genomic segment ATATAACTCTAATGCTAAAGCTTTCTATGGTGTTACATCGGAAATAATTCATGAGGCTGAGGAACCTTATGGAAGTGAAGAACTTAATGCAGAACTATCTCTTAAGATTGAAAATATAGTCCATGAATATGTAAAAGTAGATTGGCATAATAATACTGATATCCATGATAAAATAGCCCAGGAAATAGATGACTTAATATATGATTATTCTAAAGAATATGGTTTAGAGCTGAGTTTCGATGAAATTGATAAAATAATAGATGGGGTAAAGAAGGTAGCATTAAAAAGGTATTAGTATATTATGAAAGGATTGATTTCATGGAAATAGTTGATTCAAAAGAAGCTATAGATAGATTAATAGATGAAAATGATATGGTATTAACTTATTTTGGCAGTGATACTTGTAGTGTATGTATAGATATGAAACCTAAGGTGAAAGAGATATTAGAAAAATATCCTAAGATTAAAGCTGTGGAAGTAGATATTGATAAATCTGTGAAGCTATCTACTAGTTATAATATTTTTACTACACCTGCTATACTTTTGTTCATTGATGGCAAAGAGAGTGTTAGAAAAGCTAGACATATTAGTATGGAAGACTTAGAGGAAAAGATCAATAGATATTATAATCTATTCTTTCGATAAATAGGTGATTATATGACAAAACATATAGTAAGATATGGAGATAATGAAATAGAATTTGAACTAGAAAGAAAAGATGTTAAAAATGTAAATCTAAACATAAGGCCAGATATGACTATTAAAGTATCTGCTAATAATAAAGTACCTTTAGACTTTATTAAAGACTTTGTAAAGAGTAAAGGCCCCTGGATATTAAGAAAAATAGATTATTTTAAAGAGACTCAACCAGAAAAAAAGAATAAAAAAGAGTATGTAAGTGGTGAGTCTTTTAGGTATTTAGGAAGACAATATCGTCTAAAGGTATTTAAGGCAGATAATAAGGAATATGTAAAATACTTTAGAGGTTTTATCCATCTATATGTAAAAGAAATAAACAATTATAAAAGAAAAGAAAAGTTAATGGATAATTGGTTTTACGAAAGAGCGGAAATAAATTTTAATGAGTCCTTAGATAAAATGTACGAAAAGGTTAAAAAATACAATATTTCTAAACCAAAACTCAATATTAGGGAAATGAAAGCTAGATGGGGAAGTTGTTATAGGGAGACTAACACTATTATATTAAACTATGAATTAATTAAAGCTCCCAAATACTGTATAGACTATGTAGTTCTCCATGAATTAGTTCATTTTAAATATGAAAATCACAATAATGATTTCTATACTTTTTTAACTTCGTTAATGCCAGACTGGAGAAAAAGGAAGATAATATTAGATGAAAAAGTAGTTAGGACTTTATAAGTAACTAAGTATAAAAATATGTAGTCATTTAACTACATATTTTTTATTATTATATAACCTTATCATGAATTATAACAGTCTATTCATTAAACTATACTATATACTTCATAGTTTAATAGTAAAATACATTGTAAGAAGACAAAAAATTATATGCAATTATCAATATAATAAAACTGGAGGTATATAATGGTGAAAAAAAGGTATTTACAAAAACCTGGTTATTAACTTTAATTTTAGTTTTAGTTTTTAGTCTAACACTAACAGGCTGCGACAATGGAAGTGAAGGAGAAGAAGTTTCTAAGAAAGAAGACGCAAATTCTGTAAAAGAAAATACTGAAAAAGAAAAAAATGAGAAAGAAGATACATTAATTAAAGTAGAAGATCTTCCTTATGAGATTAATATTTTAGAACCAGATAGCATAGGTACTAGGTATATGGAGGCGACATTTACTAATAATTCTGATTTTACTGTTACGGGTTACTCTTTGACTATATTGCTAAAAGAAGAAAATGAAAAAACATATTTAGGTACATACGATACGATTATGCCTGGAGAAACCTCTTCAAAATTTGAATCCTTTGCACCTGAATCAGGAAAAGAAGAGGATATGGAATTATTAAGGTATGAGTTAAATATTCAGGATGAAGATGGAACTGAATATTTAGTTGAATACGATGTCAAATTAGAAAAATATGAAGTATTAGAATTAAGCGATGATTAAATTTTATGGTAGTTTATATCTAATTTTGTCGGATTTTAAGGATTTTCCTTAAAATCCTTTTTTTGCTTGCAAGTTTATGCCTTTCTGGTATAGAATATATATGGTATTACTTGTTAATTTACAAGATTTATAGGCTATATATAACCTATGTTGCCATATGGTTCTAATTTTACTAAAAAAAATTATAAAAGCAAGGTTTGACAACAAAAGACAATATTTTCATTGTTTTTATGTTATAATCACGATGTCACAAAGAAATGAAGAGGGGGAGAACATTGAAAAACAAAAAAACATTATTGTTATTATTAGCTGTGGTAATGATATTTACTGTAAGTGGATGTGGACAAAAGGTAGATCCAGAAGCTGAACCAGTAATAGGATTCTATGATGCAATAAAAAGTGATAATCCAGATAGTGCTGATGATTTTATTTATTTCGAAGATGGTAAGGATCAAGAAATGGATTTTGATCTATCAGAGTTTGGTTTAGAGGA from the Tissierellales bacterium genome contains:
- a CDS encoding thioredoxin family protein, giving the protein MEIVDSKEAIDRLIDENDMVLTYFGSDTCSVCIDMKPKVKEILEKYPKIKAVEVDIDKSVKLSTSYNIFTTPAILLFIDGKESVRKARHISMEDLEEKINRYYNLFFR
- a CDS encoding SprT family zinc-dependent metalloprotease, whose product is MTKHIVRYGDNEIEFELERKDVKNVNLNIRPDMTIKVSANNKVPLDFIKDFVKSKGPWILRKIDYFKETQPEKKNKKEYVSGESFRYLGRQYRLKVFKADNKEYVKYFRGFIHLYVKEINNYKRKEKLMDNWFYERAEINFNESLDKMYEKVKKYNISKPKLNIREMKARWGSCYRETNTIILNYELIKAPKYCIDYVVLHELVHFKYENHNNDFYTFLTSLMPDWRKRKIILDEKVVRTL